In the Candidatus Ryanbacteria bacterium CG10_big_fil_rev_8_21_14_0_10_43_42 genome, TTGCGGATAAGGGGTCAGAGGTTTCGTATATTGAAGGATGTTCCGCGCCGCGCTATCAGACAAGCGCTTTGCATGCCGGTTGTGTTGAGCTTTTTGTAAACGAAGATGCAACCATTCGATATTCGAGCATAGAAAATTGGAGCCGTAATACGTATAACCTTAATACGAAACGAGCATTGGTGGAAAGAAACGGAAGAATTGAATGGGTGAATGGTAATATGGGTTCGGGAATAACTATGTTATATCCATCCAGTATATTAGCGGGAGAAGGTGCTCACAGTGAAAGTTTGGGTATCGCGTTTGCCGGTGCAGGGCAGAATCAGGATACGGGATCAAAGGTGGTTCACGTGGTACCGAATACATCATCCGTTATTCGGGCGAAGAGCATATCTCGAAAGGGGGGTACGGCAACGTATCGCGGACTCGTGCGTGTTGGAAAGCGAGCTACGGGAACGAAAAGCAGTGTTGTATGTGACGCTCTTATGATAGAAGATGAATCCGTATCGCATACCTATCCGTTTATGAAAGTAGAAAATAAAAATGTTTCGGTGACGCATGAAGCGCGGGCGGGAAAAATAGGTGAGGAGGAGTTATTTTATGCGCAAAGCCGCGGTCTTACCGAAGAGCAGGCAATCAAAATGATTGTGGGCGGTTTTGTGAGTGATATATCAAAAAAATTACCCCTGGAATATGCGGTCGAATTTAATCGACTTATAGATTTGGAAATGGAGGGCGTTAATTAAGCAAGCGATATAATGCATAAGGAAAAAAATACAGACAAAAAGGAAATAGTATCCCATTACGGTATTGGAATCTTTTCGGTAATGCCGCAGGATATAGTACATGCCGATATGGAAATACCAAGCATAAAAGTCTCAAAAGGGGTTGTCGTGGTGCGAAATAAAAAAGGTATTCACATAACGGTAAAAAAAGAGAATGTAGCGGAAATAGAAATAGTAAACGATACAGATGTTTCCGCAAACAGTACTATGGATGTGTTCGTGGAAGAAGGAGCGAATGTCCGGATTCGGCGGCGATATGCGCCAGGGGCACCTTCCTTGCATACGGAGCGCTATACACTTGAACGCAATGCTTCTTTGCGTATGGAGCGTATTGTAGAAACGGTTGTATTTTTACGTGTTTTGCACGAAGTAATTCTTGCGGGAGATAATGCGTCATATAGCCTCATAGGGCGCAATACCGTTTCGGGCGCGAGTACATTTGATAGTGAGGAAAGTATTTTGCACAGGGGCAGGAACACAACCTCTTCCATAGAAGAGAGGCATGTCGTAAAAGATAAGGCAAAACTCATTTGGCGCGGAAGAACACGTGTGTTACAGGAGGCGAAAGAATCTATGGTAAGTCAAATATCGCGCACGCTTCTTATGAATGATGAGACGGAAGCGGATACTGTTCCTATGGTGGAGCTTTTCACGCACAATGTACGTGCTTGTCATGCCGCCACAACAACAACGCTGGATCCAGAGCAGGTGTTTTATCTTACAAGTCGTGGTATGTCTGATAAAGATGCGGAAAAACAGATTATAGAAGGATTTTTAAAAGTAATGCCAACACTATGAATATATCAGATATAAAAAAAGATTTTCCGATATTTACAACCAATCCCGATCTTATATTTCTTGATAGTGCGGCCACCGCTCAAGTTCCCCGGCAGGTAACGGACGTCATGAATGAGTATTATCATTCATTTAAGGCAAATGTGCATAGCGGTATATATCCCATAGGCGTGCGTGCAGTCGAGGAATATGAAAAAGCGCGGCATACCGTAGCTTCGTTTATTGACGCCGATCAGGAGGAAATTGTTTTTACGGGAGGAGCCACTACTGCTTTAAATATGATATCCCGTATGCTTGCGGGCGGTATAAAAGAAGGAGATGAAATAGTGGTGACGGATCTGGAGCATCACAGCAACTTTATTCCGTGGCAACAACTTGCTCGGGTGGCAGGCGCGCACCTACGCAGTATACCTATAAAGCAGGATGGGACTATTTCTTTGGATGACGTGCAAGACATAATTACCGAAAAAACAAAAATAGTTGCCGTAACACATGTGTCTCAAACATTAGGAACTTATGTGCCAGTGAAGGATATTTGTCGTATGGCGCGGAAAGTGGGGGCATATTCGGTTGTTGATGCGGCGCAAAGCGTGCCTCATATGCCGGTATCGGTACGGGATATAGATTGCGATTTTCTTGTTATAAGCGGACATAAGGTTGCGGGACCTACGGGCGTCGGTGTTTTATACGGTAAAAAAGAGGTTTTGCATTCTTTGGAGCCGGTTGTATTTGGCGGTGGCATGATTCGATCCGTTTCCGTTGAAGAATCTTTGTGGGCAGACATACCGGCAAAATTTGAAGCGGGAACACTGCCGGTTGCCGAAGCTCTTGGTCTTGCTTCAGCTATGGATTACCTAAGCGGTATTGGTATGGACGTTATAAAAAAACATGAGAATGACATAACGCATTACGCGCTCTCGGAATTAAAAGCTCTTTCCGGTGTAACGCTGTTTGGTCCGGGAGATGCTGACAAACAAGGCGGTATTATTTCATTTCTTGTGTCCGGCGTGCATCCGCATGATACGGCCGAAATTTTAGCCAAAAATGGTATAGCGGTGCGTGCGGGGCATCATTGCGCTATGCCACTCATGAAGAAATTGGATGTATCAGGTACCGTACGCGTAAGTTTTTACATCTACAATACGCGGGAAGATGTTGATGCGCTTATAAAAGGAATAAAAGATGTAAAACATATATTTTCTAAGAATGTATAATATGGATCAGGATTTATACCGGGAGCAGATACTTGATTTACATAACAACCCTCATAATAAAGGGGTGCTTTCGGGCGCCTTGCAAGCAACGGAACATAATGCATTATGCGGAGACAGTATAACATTGTATGTTGTGGTAAACGAAAATGATACTATTGTGGAAAGTAGCTTCGATGGTACCGGATGTGCTGTAAGTCAGGCATCGGCATCTCTTCTTACGGATTATATAAAAGGAAAGACCGTAGAAGATGTATGTGCTTTGACGCAGAATGATATGGAACGCATGTTGGGGGTTTCGCTTAATGTGGTGCGTATGCGATGTGCCGTACTTTCACTGAATGCGGCACAAAAAGCCGTAAAAAAATAAAGAATCAGAATAATGAAAAAGAATGTATTACAAATAAATAATATTCATATTGCGGCAGATGCAATGGAGATTGTGCATGGTGTTACATTGGAAATTCCCCGGGGAGAAATCGTTGCCCTTATGGGACCGAACGGATCCGGAAAGAGTACGCTTGTCAGTGCCCTTATGGGACATCCCCGATTCTGTATTACCGGTGGATCACTTGTTCTTGACGGAAAGGATATAACACAACTTCCGGCATACGAAAAAGCACGCAGGGGACTGTTTTTATCTCCCCAGCATCCGCCGGAAATTCCGGGTGTTTCAGTATTTTCTTTTTTGCGTTCAGTGTACAATATCGTTCAAAAGCATCCCATGTCCGTCCCGGATTTTAAAAATTATATTGAAGAAAAAGCGGCAATGTTGGGTATGGATAACGCTTTTCTGAAACGGTCGTTGAATGAGGGTTTTTCCGGCGGAGAGAAGAAACGCATGGAGATGCTTCAACTTTCACTTTTTGTTCCGACATATGCTTTTCTTGACGAAACTGATTCAGGTCTTGATGTTGATGCTCTTAAGATAATTGCGAATTCTATTGTCCGTATAAAACATGACATGGGCATATTGGTAATTACACATCATACCCATATTCTTTCATACCTTGTGCCGGACAAGGTTTATGTCATGAAGGAGGGAAAAATTATACAAGAGGGAGGAAGCGAACTTGCGGAGAAAATAGAGAAGGAGGGATATCAGTCAATATAAGGTGTTATGATTACGAAAGAACAGGTTATAGAAATATTAAAGACTATAAAAGATCCGGAGTTGGATCTTGATGTTTGGACGCTTGGGCTTATTTATGATATTTCGGTAACAGACGGAAAGGATATTTATATGATAATGACATTTACAACACCTCTTTGTCCGTATGGGACGGAAATGGCGGGTACTATTAAAGAAAAAATCGTAAAGAATCTTAAGCCGAAATCTCTTAAAATTGAAGTTACGTTTGATCCGCCCTGGGAGCCGTCGGAAGGGCTTCGTGAAATGTTAGGTGTATGATATTATTTTTTAGGATACTTCTGAAACAGGAGGAAAGTTCTTTATGAATAAAGATGATCCCGATGGATGGATTGTAACATGTGTGCTTGCGTGTCTTACCGTCGTATCAATTATTTCCGGAATGTTATTTATGGTGTATTAACGATAAGGAGCGACTTTGGTCGTTTTTTTTTAAACAATTAAAAAATAATTTCCCATAATGTGATATACTTAAGAAATAAGTTATAAAATTAGGTTGCGGGTATGAATAAAAAAGAAGTTGAAATTATTAAAGAGGAACGAACCAGATCACATCCCCCATACGGAGCATTTTTAATTTTTTCCCTCTTTGTTTTTGTGTGGGCGGTTTTTTTATACAAATACACGCCGGGTGAAATTGTTGAAATGATAGGCATTGAAAACGGTTTTATTATTGCTTTTGTCGCCGCATTTCTGGGCGGTCTCTCCACGTTTTCTTCGGTGCCGTATACTCTTATTATTGTTACACTTGGTGCGGGAGGGCTTCATCCATTGGGTCTTGGTCTCGTGGCGTCACTGGGACTTTTTTTGGGAGATTCCACATCATATTTTTTAGGGTATTATGGTAATGGCGTGGTGCCGTCCCGTTTGCAAGAGTATCTGCAAAGATTCCATAATTGGCTTGTGCAAGAGCGGTTTACATCCGTTATGCCGTTCTTTATTTTTTTGTATGGTGCTTTATTTCCGTTTTCGAATGATGTTGTGGTAATATCGTTCGGCCTTGCGCGTTATCCGTATTGGAAGGTTATGATTCCGCTTACGCTCGGAGCTGTTGTTTTTAATACGATGATGGCGTACGTGGGCCTCTATGGCATTCGATTATTCGGGTAATAAGAGGAAGTTTTATCGAAGAGAAAGGAAGGTGTCTATTTTTTTCTTAATCGCTTCCCATACATCTTCCCGTGTCTGTAGAGCATTAATAATATGCCATGTTGCGGAATCCTCCTTTGCTTGCGCAAGAAATCCATTA is a window encoding:
- the sufB gene encoding Fe-S cluster assembly protein SufB, yielding MKKDAFYTPNRERYDTADEARNKYRADLGVTEHLVREISRQKNEPEWMLEKRLRAFALYKECPLPSWGPDLSGLELDKITYFVRPDAKESRSWEDVPEDIRTTFNKLGIPEAEQNALGGVGAQYDSDIVYHNLKEEWEREGVIFENMDTAVHKYPEYVKEYFMTRCVPINDHKFVMLHAAVWSGGTFIYVPPGVKVTVPLQAYFRMNAERGGQFEHTLIIADKGSEVSYIEGCSAPRYQTSALHAGCVELFVNEDATIRYSSIENWSRNTYNLNTKRALVERNGRIEWVNGNMGSGITMLYPSSILAGEGAHSESLGIAFAGAGQNQDTGSKVVHVVPNTSSVIRAKSISRKGGTATYRGLVRVGKRATGTKSSVVCDALMIEDESVSHTYPFMKVENKNVSVTHEARAGKIGEEELFYAQSRGLTEEQAIKMIVGGFVSDISKKLPLEYAVEFNRLIDLEMEGVN
- a CDS encoding cysteine desulfurase; translation: MNISDIKKDFPIFTTNPDLIFLDSAATAQVPRQVTDVMNEYYHSFKANVHSGIYPIGVRAVEEYEKARHTVASFIDADQEEIVFTGGATTALNMISRMLAGGIKEGDEIVVTDLEHHSNFIPWQQLARVAGAHLRSIPIKQDGTISLDDVQDIITEKTKIVAVTHVSQTLGTYVPVKDICRMARKVGAYSVVDAAQSVPHMPVSVRDIDCDFLVISGHKVAGPTGVGVLYGKKEVLHSLEPVVFGGGMIRSVSVEESLWADIPAKFEAGTLPVAEALGLASAMDYLSGIGMDVIKKHENDITHYALSELKALSGVTLFGPGDADKQGGIISFLVSGVHPHDTAEILAKNGIAVRAGHHCAMPLMKKLDVSGTVRVSFYIYNTREDVDALIKGIKDVKHIFSKNV
- a CDS encoding Fe-S cluster protein, which produces MYNMDQDLYREQILDLHNNPHNKGVLSGALQATEHNALCGDSITLYVVVNENDTIVESSFDGTGCAVSQASASLLTDYIKGKTVEDVCALTQNDMERMLGVSLNVVRMRCAVLSLNAAQKAVKK
- the sufC gene encoding Fe-S cluster assembly ATPase SufC — its product is MKKNVLQINNIHIAADAMEIVHGVTLEIPRGEIVALMGPNGSGKSTLVSALMGHPRFCITGGSLVLDGKDITQLPAYEKARRGLFLSPQHPPEIPGVSVFSFLRSVYNIVQKHPMSVPDFKNYIEEKAAMLGMDNAFLKRSLNEGFSGGEKKRMEMLQLSLFVPTYAFLDETDSGLDVDALKIIANSIVRIKHDMGILVITHHTHILSYLVPDKVYVMKEGKIIQEGGSELAEKIEKEGYQSI
- a CDS encoding aromatic ring hydroxylase yields the protein MITKEQVIEILKTIKDPELDLDVWTLGLIYDISVTDGKDIYMIMTFTTPLCPYGTEMAGTIKEKIVKNLKPKSLKIEVTFDPPWEPSEGLREMLGV